GCCAGCCGCGCCCGCGCACACCGCGCCCTGCGCGCAGCTGATGTAGCTTACTCCGGCAGGCGGCGCAGGAAGCGCACGCCCCAGAGCATCGGTGTGATGTGGACCGGCTCCCGGCCGCCGCTCGCGAGGGCACGTTCGAAGAGCCCGACAGCGGTCTCGACGCGTGCCGCAAGCATGGCCTCTCCCGCCTCCGCGCTGGCCTTGCTTGGATCGCCCATGTACGGCTTCATCGCGGGGTCGCCGATCCAGGCGAGGGTATTGGCTAGATGCTCGAGATCTCGCCCGAGGACCCACCCGCCAACGGCCCGCAGCAAACGCCCCAACCCCGCTACAACGTCGGCGGCACCTGTGCGGCGCTCCGGCAAGCGGGAGGGCGGCACCGCGCGATAATCCGGCGAGACGCGGCTAGGAGCGCACGCAAGCATGAGAGAGGTTTCGTTTGTGCCCGCATGGTTGTCCGCGTCGTCGCCGCACGCCCCTGGAGCGAGCCCAGCGCGGCGAAGGAAATCGGGGTCATGCTGCACCATGAATCGATAGTCCACGCCGAAAGGATCTATGAGATAGAACTTGTGCCTGCGCCAGAGCGTGCGGGCCGCCGCCTCGATAGCCATCTGGTGGCGCGGGCCGCCGTGGTTGTCCGCCACGAAGAGGTAGTGGAACCCCTGCTTCGCAAGGCCACGCCCGTACGCCACGAGCACGCCCTCCAGGTGCGGCGCCGGCACCGAGAGGGAGCCAGGCACCGGCAGCGCGTCGGACCCGCAGTGGAGCGATGGCAGCTTGACGAAGGTCAATTCGGGGTGACGGGCGGCAAGGGCAGCTATGTAACGGCCGGCAAGCTCCTCGGAGACGAATACGTCGGTGCCCACAGGGAGGTGCGGCCCGTGGACCTCGATTGGACTCACACTCATGATAAATACCG
Above is a genomic segment from Bacillota bacterium containing:
- a CDS encoding creatininase family protein, whose amino-acid sequence is MAWRGALGNRFRVAVAREHDGRRWSEMTDSGELRPRLFEYVELRLPDLQALDRATTVFIMSVSPIEVHGPHLPVGTDVFVSEELAGRYIAALAARHPELTFVKLPSLHCGSDALPVPGSLSVPAPHLEGVLVAYGRGLAKQGFHYLFVADNHGGPRHQMAIEAAARTLWRRHKFYLIDPFGVDYRFMVQHDPDFLRRAGLAPGACGDDADNHAGTNETSLMLACAPSRVSPDYRAVPPSRLPERRTGAADVVAGLGRLLRAVGGWVLGRDLEHLANTLAWIGDPAMKPYMGDPSKASAEAGEAMLAARVETAVGLFERALASGGREPVHITPMLWGVRFLRRLPE